A genomic region of Dreissena polymorpha isolate Duluth1 chromosome 4, UMN_Dpol_1.0, whole genome shotgun sequence contains the following coding sequences:
- the LOC127875991 gene encoding major facilitator superfamily domain-containing protein 6-like, translating into MSTNNQPRHWYAIDRPLLPVKGIYFFFFAAVGDLLPFISVFMRHLGLSSTETGIIYGVMPLITLLVRPLGGILADKMMIHKLMIAVCSLLTGISYCCLLLTPAKSPGEFQSTQMPLARTKVQCSPLDSFVNDCAKNGSTCPKSIGTLLENGVYNKSNLQCEFNCIRSKINPSPSSKACFTQTTGSLVSGNCDNTPIDTAKGVRFESKLQDILNNKIVGSNSTDLDQVCVDYDLRHMTFNGTEYWQMLCDSEVSLDCEITFANLTDFQACPYVTETSKLSNTFWIFFIIFFFANIVMSPVFTLIDAVAFDMLGPKPELWGRQRLWGTIGFTAFAVTSTFIMDAISQSHKTINYSVSFYIFMGLTTISAFVTYFLNPKNVQSARLLKNLKPLLTFKILAFLLVMMSFGMMNVVIEAYLFWFLQELGGPQKLLGLCVVFSCIPEMIMFHFAGAFIKKFGNIPCVLLACPAYAVRFFCYSFLSNPWFVLPVEMTHCFTFALMYASATGYANSISPEGLSATMQGVLAAVYWGIGKGIGSLVTGTMYDSVHGIGPRWTFRLYGFFALGVLALYGIVHFFFFRKKQASKEVDMTVTYEANKDEDGAQPEDKLLSPANQSGVELKDMSSSGNHM; encoded by the exons CTGTTGGAGACCTACTTCCATTCATCTCAGTATTTATGCGACACTTGGGACTGTCATCCACAGAGACAGGTATCATCTATGGCGTCATGCCTTTAATTACTCTCCTTGTGCGCCCACTCGGGGGAATATTGGCTGACAAGATGATGATACACAAGCTGATGATAGCAGTATGCTCTTTGCTGACCGGAATTTCATATTGTTGTCTCCTTCTCACCCCTGCCAAATCACCTGGTGAATTCCAATCGACACAGATGCCTTTAGCAAGGACTAAAGTGCAATGCAGTCCATTAGATTCATTTGTGAATGACTGTGCAAAAAATGGGTCTACATGTCCAAAAAGCATTGGAACTTTATTGGAAAACGGCGTGTACAATAAGTCAAACCTTCAGTGTGAATTCAACTGTATTCGTAGCAAGATAAATCCAAGTCCCAGCTCCAAGGCGTGTTTCACTCAAACCACCGGTAGTCTTGTGTCAGGCAATTGTGATAATACACCAATAGATACTGCAAAGGGAGTGCGGTTTGAGTCCAAATTGCAGGACATcttaaacaataaaattgttgGTAGCAACTCCACTGATTTAGACCAAGTTTGTGTAGACTATGATTTAAGGCATATGACTTTCAATGGGACAGAGTACTGGCAGATGCTGTGTGATTCTGAAGTATCACTTGACTGTGAGATCACCTTTGCCAACTTGACAGATTTCCAGGCATGTCCATATGTTACAGAAACATCAAAGCTGAGCAATACATTCTGgatatttttcataatatttttttttgccaaTATCGTCATGTCGCCAGTGTTTACCCTCATTGATGCTGTTGCCTTCGACATGCTGGGACCCAAACCAGAACTCTGGGGTAGACAGAGGCTATGGGGGACCATTGGTTTTACAGCTTTTGCTGTTACCTCCACATTTATCATGGACGCTATAAGCCAATCACATAAAACCATCAATTATTCAGTATCCTTCTACATTTTTATGGGTCTTACCACTATATCAGCTTTTGTCACCTACTTTCTGAATccaaaaaatgttcaaagtgcTCGGCTATTAAAAAATTTGAAGCCCTTGTTGACCTTCAAAATATTAGCTTTCCTTCTGGTGATGATGAGTTTTGGAATGATGAATGTGGTTATTGAGGCTTATTTATTCTGGTTTTTACAAGAGCTGGGAGGTCCACAAAAACTCCTTGGACTTTGTGTCGTCTTCAGTTGCATTCCAGAAATGATCATGTTCCACTTTGCTGGAGCTTTCATTAAAAAGTTTGGAAATATCCCTTGTGTACTTTTAGCATGTCCAGCATATGCTGTAAGATTTTTCTGCTATTCGTTTCTTTCTAATCCATGGTTTGTTTTGCCTGTAGAGATGACTCATTGTTTTACGTTTGCACTAATGTATGCCTCGGCCACTGGTTATGCAAACTCCATTTCACCTGAAGGACTTTCTGCTACCATGCAAGGTGTACTAGCGGCAGTGTACTGGGGTATTG GGAAGGGTATTGGAAGTCTAGTCACTGGAACAATGTATGACAGTGTGCATGGTATCGGGCCCAGGTGGACATTCAGGTTGTATGGGTTTTTCGCACTGGGGGTGTTGGCGTTATACGGCATCGTCCATTTCTTCTTTTTCCGAAAGAAGCAGGCATCTAAGGAAGTCGACATGACAGTAACATACGAAGCAAACAAAG ACGAGGATGGAGCTCAGCCAGAAGACAAGCTGCTCTCGCCAGCCAACCAGAGTGGTGTGGAACTAAAGGACATGAGCAGCTCTGGGAACCACATGTAA